From one Thalassobaculum sp. OXR-137 genomic stretch:
- a CDS encoding amidohydrolase family protein, which produces MPILIQARWVFVQDASDPAPRRVDDAAVLVRHGVIVEVAPAADLRARYPNAPTFGDGTQALLPGLINAHHHSNAITHIQHGIEDGVLEPWILGNPRMRWTDPRLRTLVAAGRLLQTGVTAVVDMASVGNAYQSGHDDLSARLDAYEESGIRGHLAGGVSFYSRLVHREDEAFVASLPEELARRARAHFLDADKGSEQDYLALMESLIDRAKGMKRARAWYGPPGPQWVGDDLMVAIADGAARHDTGIQTHVQESLYERLEAERALGKSMTAHLKDLGVLSPRMSFAHAVWSSQADIEILAETGAAISHNPSSNLRLRSGVAPLNGLLAGGVTTGLGMDGTTIGDDEDMFAEIRLAHRLHRTPRIGSPAPTLAQTFGLVTTGGAKLLGREDEVGRIAPGMAADLVLVDLDRLSWPYIAPEADPFAVVLQRAKQGDVDTVIIDGEVVLEGGLPTRFDLKAVAAELAEQVSALPYDQDYADLYAALKPHIEAWYADWEVPEMDPWIAQNSRT; this is translated from the coding sequence ATGCCGATCTTGATCCAGGCCCGTTGGGTCTTCGTCCAGGACGCGTCCGATCCCGCACCCAGGCGGGTGGACGATGCCGCCGTGCTGGTGCGTCACGGCGTGATCGTGGAGGTCGCGCCCGCCGCCGATCTGCGCGCCCGGTATCCGAACGCGCCGACATTCGGCGACGGGACCCAGGCGCTGCTGCCGGGCCTGATCAACGCCCACCACCACTCCAACGCCATCACCCATATCCAGCACGGCATCGAGGACGGGGTGCTGGAGCCCTGGATCCTGGGCAACCCGCGTATGCGCTGGACCGACCCGCGGCTGCGCACCCTGGTGGCGGCGGGACGGCTGCTGCAGACCGGCGTGACCGCGGTGGTCGATATGGCGTCCGTCGGCAACGCCTACCAGTCCGGCCATGACGATCTGTCGGCCCGGCTCGACGCCTATGAAGAGAGCGGCATCCGCGGCCATCTGGCGGGTGGGGTCAGCTTCTATAGCCGGCTGGTCCACCGCGAGGACGAGGCTTTCGTCGCCTCGCTGCCGGAGGAGCTCGCCCGGCGGGCACGGGCCCATTTCCTCGACGCGGACAAGGGCAGCGAGCAGGACTATCTCGCCCTGATGGAGAGCCTGATAGACCGGGCGAAGGGTATGAAGCGGGCGCGCGCCTGGTACGGCCCGCCCGGCCCGCAATGGGTCGGGGACGACCTGATGGTCGCCATCGCCGACGGGGCCGCCCGCCACGACACCGGCATCCAGACCCATGTGCAGGAAAGCCTGTACGAGCGACTGGAAGCCGAGCGGGCGCTGGGCAAGTCGATGACCGCGCATCTGAAGGATCTGGGCGTGCTGTCGCCGCGGATGTCCTTCGCCCATGCGGTCTGGTCGTCGCAGGCGGATATCGAGATCCTGGCGGAGACCGGGGCGGCGATCTCCCACAATCCGAGCTCCAATCTGCGCCTGCGCTCCGGCGTGGCGCCGCTGAACGGGTTGCTCGCCGGCGGCGTGACGACAGGCCTCGGCATGGACGGCACGACCATCGGCGACGACGAGGACATGTTCGCGGAGATCCGGCTGGCCCACCGGCTGCACCGCACGCCCCGGATCGGATCGCCGGCACCGACGCTCGCCCAGACCTTCGGGCTCGTCACCACGGGCGGGGCGAAGCTGCTGGGCCGGGAAGACGAGGTGGGGCGCATCGCTCCGGGCATGGCCGCCGATCTGGTGCTGGTCGATCTGGACCGCCTGAGCTGGCCCTATATCGCGCCGGAGGCCGATCCCTTCGCCGTTGTCCTGCAGCGGGCCAAGCAGGGCGACGTGGACACGGTGATCATCGACGGCGAGGTCGTGCTTGAGGGCGGCTTGCCCACCCGCTTCGACCTCAAGGCGGTCGCCGCAGAGCTGGCGGAGCAGGTCTCGGCGCTGCCCTACGACCAGGACTACGCCGATCTCTACGCCGCGCTGAAACCGCATATCGAAGCCTGGTACGCCGACTGGGAGGTCCCGGAGATGGACCCCTGGATCGCGCAGAATTCGCGAACCTGA
- a CDS encoding MFS transporter: MPFRTKGASLAVLAYAEVAAMSLWFSASAVMPALREEVALSAFQQSAFTSAVQAGFVAGSLTSAFLALADRIDPRLFFTISALVAATANALILTVDPTSPVVLVLRFITGACIAGIYPVGMKIAASWAKGDLGLLVGLLVSALTFGSAMPHLVNGLIVVDWRWTIAVTSLLAVSSAVAIRSAGSGPLMTVGARFDPGAALWAWKLPALRLANFGYFGHMWELYAAWAWLGVFLDASFRLVMDEGAAITWARLATFATIAVGSAGAFAAGVLADKVGRTMVTSIAMAVSGICSLTVGLFFGGPPLLLIAVCLLWGVSIIADSAQFSASVAELSNRYLVGTMITLQTAIGFLLTLVSIHLMPVFVDLVGWTWAFAPLALGPAFGIWAMLKLRAHPDSVKLAGGRR; encoded by the coding sequence GGTGGCGGCCATGTCCCTGTGGTTCTCCGCCTCCGCCGTCATGCCGGCGCTGCGCGAGGAGGTGGCCCTTTCGGCCTTCCAGCAATCGGCCTTCACCAGCGCGGTGCAGGCCGGCTTCGTCGCCGGCAGTCTGACCAGCGCCTTCCTGGCGCTGGCCGACCGGATCGACCCGCGGCTGTTCTTCACAATCTCGGCCCTTGTGGCGGCGACGGCGAACGCGCTGATCCTGACGGTCGATCCTACGTCGCCGGTGGTGCTGGTGCTGCGCTTCATCACCGGCGCCTGCATCGCCGGCATCTACCCGGTCGGCATGAAGATCGCGGCGAGCTGGGCCAAGGGCGATCTCGGTCTGCTCGTCGGCCTGCTGGTGTCGGCCCTCACCTTCGGGTCGGCCATGCCGCATCTGGTGAACGGCCTGATCGTGGTCGACTGGCGCTGGACCATTGCCGTCACGTCGTTGCTGGCGGTCAGCTCGGCGGTGGCGATCCGGTCCGCCGGCAGCGGTCCGCTGATGACCGTGGGCGCCCGGTTCGATCCGGGGGCCGCACTCTGGGCCTGGAAGCTGCCGGCCCTGCGCCTGGCGAATTTCGGCTATTTCGGCCACATGTGGGAGCTCTATGCCGCCTGGGCCTGGCTCGGGGTGTTCCTGGACGCCAGCTTCCGGCTGGTGATGGACGAGGGGGCGGCGATCACCTGGGCTCGACTTGCCACCTTCGCCACCATCGCCGTGGGCTCGGCCGGCGCCTTCGCCGCCGGCGTGCTGGCGGACAAGGTCGGGCGGACCATGGTCACCTCCATCGCCATGGCGGTGAGCGGGATCTGCTCGCTCACGGTCGGCTTGTTTTTCGGCGGCCCGCCGCTGCTGCTGATCGCCGTCTGCCTGCTCTGGGGGGTGAGCATCATCGCCGACAGCGCCCAGTTCTCGGCCTCGGTGGCGGAGCTGTCGAACCGCTATCTGGTCGGCACCATGATCACCCTGCAGACCGCCATCGGCTTCCTGCTGACCCTGGTCAGCATCCATCTGATGCCGGTCTTCGTGGATCTGGTCGGCTGGACCTGGGCCTTCGCGCCGCTGGCTCTGGGCCCGGCCTTCGGGATCTGGGCGATGCTCAAGCTGCGGGCGCATCCGGATTCCGTCAAACTCGCCGGCGGGCGGCGGTGA